In one Rhodococcus sp. B50 genomic region, the following are encoded:
- a CDS encoding DNA polymerase IV, translating into MLHLDLDAFFASAEQLTRPTLRGRPVLVGGLGARGVVAGASYEARVYGARSAMPMSRARRLVGPAAVVLPPRGILYRELSGLVFDTLRARIPILETLSLDEAFAEPPELAGADVDEVERFCSELREHVRERTGLVASIGAGSGKQIAKIGSGLAKPDGALVVRPEGELPLLHGLPVRKLWGIGPVAEDRLRRLGIETIGDLAALPVAEAASILGGTAGPGLHRLANGFDDRPVAERAEAKQVSAETTFPTDIVAMPGLRRAIAASASAAHSRLRKDGRAARTVVLKLRKADMSVLTRSSTLPYATEDVQVLTAAAQRLALDPLEIGPVRLVGVGYAGLSAIAQDTLFPELDRTTTEESGPAEEEGEELVPASGSATRWTPGADVSHPEFGHGWVQGAGHGVVTIRFETRSTGPGPARTLDENEPGLVVADPLASLN; encoded by the coding sequence GTGTTGCACCTGGATCTCGACGCGTTCTTCGCGTCCGCCGAGCAGTTGACCCGGCCGACCCTGCGGGGTCGGCCGGTCCTCGTCGGTGGGCTCGGTGCCCGCGGGGTGGTCGCGGGTGCGAGCTACGAGGCTCGCGTGTACGGCGCGCGCTCGGCCATGCCGATGAGCAGAGCACGCCGGCTCGTCGGACCGGCGGCGGTCGTGCTGCCTCCGCGCGGCATCCTGTACCGCGAACTGAGCGGACTCGTCTTCGACACCCTGCGGGCACGGATTCCGATCCTCGAGACCCTCTCTCTCGACGAGGCGTTCGCCGAACCTCCCGAACTGGCGGGTGCCGACGTCGACGAGGTGGAGCGGTTCTGTTCGGAGCTACGCGAACATGTCAGGGAGAGGACAGGTCTCGTCGCGTCCATCGGGGCGGGGTCGGGCAAGCAGATCGCGAAGATCGGATCCGGTCTCGCGAAGCCGGACGGTGCACTCGTCGTGCGGCCGGAGGGCGAACTCCCGCTGCTGCACGGCCTGCCCGTGCGCAAGTTGTGGGGGATCGGCCCGGTGGCCGAGGACCGGTTGCGGCGGCTCGGCATCGAGACGATCGGAGATCTCGCGGCTCTGCCGGTCGCCGAGGCGGCATCGATCCTCGGCGGCACAGCCGGGCCGGGCCTGCACCGGCTCGCCAACGGGTTCGACGACCGGCCCGTCGCCGAGCGCGCCGAGGCGAAACAGGTCAGTGCCGAGACCACCTTCCCGACCGACATCGTCGCGATGCCCGGGCTGAGGCGTGCCATCGCGGCGTCCGCGTCCGCTGCCCACTCGCGGCTGCGCAAGGACGGCCGGGCTGCCCGCACGGTGGTGCTCAAACTGCGTAAAGCCGACATGTCGGTGCTCACCAGGTCGTCGACGCTGCCCTACGCCACCGAGGACGTACAGGTGCTCACCGCTGCGGCCCAACGTCTCGCGCTCGATCCCCTCGAGATCGGACCCGTCCGGCTCGTCGGTGTCGGCTATGCGGGTCTGTCCGCGATCGCGCAGGACACCCTGTTCCCCGAACTCGACCGGACGACGACCGAGGAGTCCGGACCGGCCGAGGAGGAGGGCGAGGAGCTGGTCCCGGCGAGCGGATCGGCCACCCGCTGGACGCCCGGGGCCGACGTCAGCCATCCCGAATTCGGGCACGGATGGGTGCAGGGCGCGGGGCACGGGGTGGTCACCATCCGCTTCGAGACGCGCAGTACGGGTCCGGGACCTGCACGAACACTCGACGAGAACGAGCCTGGTCTCGTCGTCGCGGATCCGCTCGCGAGCCTGAACTGA
- the lspA gene encoding signal peptidase II — MTNEASRPDRDADPPVSGRADEPAPSPSTGVGRRMLRPLLLVALVIYVADLVTKVLAVHYIDPADPISIVGDTVTLRLIRNPGAAFSMATGMTWLLTLVAIAVVVGIVKIGRTLTSGWWALGLALVLGGALGNLTDRLFRSPGPLQGHVVDFVSVGWWPVFNVADSAIVCGAILLVALTVFGIEPDGGASKDRDTAPDETRKESHQ, encoded by the coding sequence GTGACGAACGAAGCTTCCCGACCAGACCGCGACGCGGATCCGCCGGTTTCCGGTCGTGCCGACGAGCCGGCGCCGTCCCCGTCCACCGGCGTCGGCAGGCGCATGCTGCGACCGTTGCTGCTCGTGGCGCTCGTCATCTACGTCGCGGATCTGGTGACGAAGGTGCTCGCCGTCCACTACATCGACCCGGCCGACCCGATCTCCATCGTCGGCGACACGGTCACTCTGAGGCTCATTCGCAATCCCGGCGCCGCGTTCTCGATGGCCACGGGCATGACCTGGCTGCTCACGCTGGTCGCGATCGCCGTCGTCGTCGGCATCGTGAAGATCGGCCGGACCCTGACATCGGGGTGGTGGGCACTCGGTCTCGCCCTGGTCCTCGGGGGAGCGCTCGGCAATCTCACCGACCGTCTGTTCCGCTCGCCCGGACCGCTCCAGGGCCACGTCGTCGACTTCGTGTCGGTCGGATGGTGGCCGGTGTTCAACGTCGCCGACTCGGCCATAGTGTGCGGAGCAATTCTGCTCGTCGCCCTGACCGTCTTCGGCATCGAACCCGACGGCGGCGCCTCGAAGGACCGGGACACGGCGCCGGACGAAACGAGAAAGGAATCACACCAGTGA
- a CDS encoding RluA family pseudouridine synthase, which produces MPVPDGLDGMRVDAGLARLLGLSRTVVATLTEEGAVVVDGTAVGKSDRLSGGSWLEVELPEPPRPLTIEAQPVEGMEILYADDDIVAVDKPVGVAAHASVGWTGPTVIGGLAAAGYRISTSGAHERQGIVHRLDVGTSGVMVVATSERAYTVLKRAFKERTVEKRYHALVQGHPDPSSGTIDAPIGRHRSSDWKFTVTADGKPSVTHYDTIEAFQAASLLDIHLETGRTHQIRVHFSALRHPCCGDLTYGADPRLAARLGLERQWLHACTLGFSHPTRGHWVEITSKYPPDLEHALGVLRNA; this is translated from the coding sequence ATGCCCGTACCCGACGGGCTCGACGGGATGCGTGTCGATGCAGGCCTCGCGCGCCTGCTCGGTCTGTCCCGGACCGTGGTCGCCACGCTCACCGAGGAGGGCGCCGTCGTGGTCGACGGCACGGCCGTGGGCAAGTCCGACCGGCTGTCCGGCGGCTCGTGGCTCGAGGTCGAGCTGCCCGAGCCGCCCCGCCCCCTGACCATCGAGGCCCAGCCCGTCGAGGGCATGGAGATCCTCTACGCCGACGACGACATCGTCGCCGTCGACAAGCCCGTGGGTGTCGCCGCCCACGCGAGCGTCGGCTGGACCGGCCCGACGGTGATCGGCGGTCTCGCCGCTGCCGGCTACCGGATCTCCACGTCCGGCGCCCACGAGCGGCAGGGCATCGTGCACCGGCTCGACGTGGGCACCTCCGGCGTCATGGTGGTCGCGACGTCCGAACGCGCCTACACCGTGCTCAAGCGCGCGTTCAAGGAGCGCACAGTAGAGAAGCGGTACCACGCGCTCGTCCAGGGGCATCCAGACCCGAGCAGCGGCACGATCGACGCACCCATCGGCCGGCACCGCAGCAGCGACTGGAAGTTCACGGTCACCGCCGACGGGAAGCCCAGCGTGACGCACTACGACACGATCGAGGCGTTCCAGGCCGCGAGTCTGCTCGACATCCACCTCGAAACCGGTCGTACCCATCAGATCCGCGTGCACTTCTCGGCGCTGCGTCACCCGTGCTGCGGCGACCTCACCTACGGCGCCGACCCGCGCCTCGCGGCGCGTCTCGGTCTCGAACGGCAGTGGCTGCACGCCTGCACCCTCGGGTTCTCGCACCCGACGCGCGGACACTGGGTCGAGATCACCAGCAAGTACCCGCCGGATCTCGAACACGCGCTCGGCGTGTTGCGCAACGCCTGA
- the rarD gene encoding EamA family transporter RarD, whose protein sequence is MTDSGQQGDSGQRSLVRTGVLCGLGAYGLWGLFPAYFGLLEPAGAVEILAHRVLWTLVLMLVVLGVMGRLGTLRGLSARTWGLVAAASTAIAINWGVYIYGVVSGRVVETALGYFINPLVSVVFGVLFFRERLRPAQIAALVLAVCAVVVITVDYGRPPIIALTLALSFASYGVIKKIVPLDPRTSLAGEGVVAAPFALGYVIFLAVTGTGTFLGHGADHTALLVSAGLVTAVPLLLFGAAAQRVPLATLGMLQYLTPSLQMAWGVWVLGEDMPASRWIGFVLIWIALAVYSTDALVRARRQRAVVTAEHRAA, encoded by the coding sequence GTGACCGACTCGGGACAACAGGGCGACTCGGGGCAACGGAGCCTCGTGCGCACGGGCGTGTTGTGCGGACTCGGCGCCTACGGGTTGTGGGGACTGTTCCCGGCCTATTTCGGTCTGCTCGAACCCGCCGGCGCCGTCGAGATCCTCGCGCATCGCGTGCTGTGGACCCTCGTGCTCATGCTGGTCGTACTCGGTGTCATGGGCCGCCTGGGCACCCTGCGCGGCCTGTCCGCCCGCACATGGGGTCTGGTCGCCGCGGCGTCCACCGCGATCGCAATCAACTGGGGCGTCTACATCTACGGCGTGGTCTCGGGCCGCGTGGTGGAGACGGCGCTCGGCTACTTCATCAACCCGCTCGTCAGCGTGGTGTTCGGTGTCCTGTTCTTCCGGGAACGCCTGCGGCCGGCGCAGATCGCCGCGCTGGTGCTGGCGGTGTGTGCGGTGGTGGTGATCACCGTCGACTACGGCAGACCGCCGATCATCGCCCTGACCCTCGCGCTGTCGTTCGCGTCCTACGGGGTGATCAAGAAGATCGTGCCGCTCGACCCGCGGACATCCCTGGCGGGTGAGGGGGTCGTCGCCGCCCCGTTCGCGCTCGGATACGTGATCTTCCTCGCGGTGACGGGCACCGGAACCTTCCTCGGGCACGGCGCGGATCACACCGCCCTGCTCGTCTCGGCGGGTCTGGTGACCGCGGTGCCGTTGCTGCTCTTCGGCGCGGCCGCGCAACGGGTCCCCCTCGCGACGCTCGGCATGCTGCAGTACCTCACGCCGAGTCTGCAGATGGCGTGGGGTGTGTGGGTACTCGGGGAGGACATGCCTGCCTCGCGGTGGATCGGTTTCGTCCTGATCTGGATCGCGCTGGCGGTGTACAGCACCGACGCACTCGTGCGGGCCCGTCGTCAGCGTGCCGTGGTCACCGCGGAGCACCGCGCGGCTTAG
- the dnaE gene encoding DNA polymerase III subunit alpha — MADSFVHLHTHTEYSMLDGAAKVGPLFKEAERLGMTAVGMTDHGNMYGASEFYNVAKKFGIKPIIGIEAYVAPESRFSTKRVLWGDRSQKSDDVSGSGAYTHMTMVAENSTGLRNLFKLSSLASIEGQLGKWARMDEELIAQHHEGIIATTGCPSGEIQTRLRLGHDREALEAAAKWQEIWGKDNFFLELMDHGLSIERRVREGLLEIGRKLDIPPLVTNDCHYVTKDAAANHEALLCIQTGKTLSDPTRFKFDGDGYYLKSAQEMREQWDREVPEACDNTLLIAERVQSYDDVWTHRDRMPVFPVPEGETQASWLHKEVMRGLDRRFPAGPPREYVERAEYEIKVINQMGFPAYFLVVGDLINHAREVGIRVGPGRGSAAGSLVAYAMGITNIDPIPHGLLFERFLNPERVSMPDIDIDFDDRRRGEMVRYATERWGNDKVAQVITFGTIKTKAAIKDSARVQFGQPGFAIADQITKALPPPIMAKDIPVSGITDPSHERYKEAAEVRQLIETNPDIKKIYDTALGLEGLIRNAGVHACAVIMSSEPLMDAIPLWKRAQDGAIITGWDYPSCEAIGLLKMDFLGLRNLTVIGDAIENIKVNRGIDLDLDTLPLEDPATYELLARGDTLGVFQLDGSAMRDLLRRMQPTGFEDIVAVLALYRPGPMGMNAHNDYADRKNGRQEVKPIHPELEEPLKDILADTYGLIVYQEQIMQIAQKVAGYSLGQADLLRRAMGKKKKEILDEAYDGFAQGMKDNGFSQAAITALWDTVLPFAGYAFNKSHAAGYGLVSFWTAYLKANYPAEYMAGLLTSVGDDKDKAAVYLSDCRKMGITVLPPDVNESHTNFMSVGEDIRFGLGAVRNVGANVVASIIKGREEKGRYTDFSDYLNKIDTIACSKKVTESLIKAGAFDSLEHPRKGLMLVHADAIDAVMSTKKAEAIGQFDLFGGADADESVAAVFNVRIPEEEWDTKHLLALEREMLGLYVSGHPLNGVEHVLASQADTQIPAILEGALKDGTQVTVGGILASVNRRINKNGLAWASAQLEDLTGGIEVLFFPQSYAVYGMDVVEDSVVLVKARVSIRDDRISLIANDLVVPDLSQIGVAKPVSVSMPTRLCTPDKVGALKNVLTRHPGSSDVHVRLITGSKVTVLKLDDSLRVEASSALMGDLKALLGPGCLAT; from the coding sequence GTGGCTGACTCGTTCGTTCATCTGCACACCCACACCGAGTACTCGATGCTCGACGGTGCCGCCAAGGTCGGACCGTTGTTCAAGGAGGCCGAACGGCTGGGGATGACGGCCGTCGGCATGACCGACCACGGAAACATGTACGGCGCCAGCGAGTTCTACAACGTCGCGAAGAAGTTCGGCATCAAGCCGATCATCGGCATCGAGGCGTACGTGGCGCCGGAGTCGCGGTTCTCCACCAAGCGTGTCCTGTGGGGCGACCGCAGCCAGAAATCCGACGACGTCTCGGGCTCGGGTGCCTACACCCACATGACGATGGTCGCCGAGAACTCGACGGGTCTGCGGAACCTGTTCAAGCTGTCCTCGCTCGCATCGATCGAGGGCCAGCTCGGCAAGTGGGCACGTATGGACGAAGAGCTCATCGCCCAGCACCACGAAGGCATCATCGCCACGACCGGCTGCCCGTCGGGCGAGATCCAGACGCGTCTGCGCCTCGGCCACGACCGCGAGGCGCTCGAGGCCGCTGCGAAGTGGCAGGAGATCTGGGGCAAGGACAACTTCTTCCTCGAACTCATGGACCACGGCCTGTCGATCGAGCGCCGGGTGCGCGAGGGTCTGCTCGAGATCGGCCGCAAGCTCGACATCCCGCCGCTGGTGACCAACGACTGCCACTACGTCACCAAGGATGCGGCCGCGAACCACGAGGCGCTGCTGTGCATCCAGACCGGCAAGACGCTCTCCGATCCCACCCGGTTCAAGTTCGACGGTGACGGCTACTACCTCAAGTCGGCCCAGGAGATGCGCGAGCAGTGGGACCGTGAGGTGCCCGAGGCGTGCGACAACACGTTGCTCATCGCCGAGCGCGTGCAGTCCTACGACGACGTGTGGACCCACCGCGACCGGATGCCCGTCTTCCCGGTGCCGGAAGGGGAGACGCAGGCGAGCTGGCTGCACAAGGAGGTCATGCGCGGCCTCGACCGGCGCTTCCCGGCCGGCCCGCCGCGCGAGTACGTCGAGCGCGCCGAGTACGAGATCAAGGTCATCAACCAGATGGGCTTCCCGGCGTACTTCCTCGTCGTCGGCGACCTCATCAACCACGCGCGCGAGGTGGGTATCCGCGTCGGACCCGGCCGCGGTTCGGCCGCCGGTTCGCTCGTCGCCTACGCCATGGGCATCACCAACATCGACCCGATCCCGCACGGCCTGCTGTTCGAGCGATTCCTGAATCCCGAACGCGTGTCGATGCCCGATATCGATATCGACTTCGACGATCGCCGCCGCGGTGAGATGGTGCGGTACGCCACCGAGCGGTGGGGCAACGACAAGGTCGCACAGGTCATCACGTTCGGCACCATCAAGACGAAGGCCGCGATCAAGGACTCCGCGCGAGTGCAGTTCGGCCAGCCCGGATTCGCGATCGCCGACCAGATCACCAAGGCCCTGCCGCCGCCGATCATGGCGAAGGACATCCCGGTCTCGGGCATCACCGACCCGAGCCACGAGCGGTACAAGGAAGCCGCCGAGGTCCGTCAGCTGATCGAGACCAACCCGGACATCAAGAAGATCTACGACACCGCGCTCGGCCTCGAAGGCCTGATCCGCAACGCGGGTGTGCACGCATGCGCGGTGATCATGTCGTCCGAGCCGCTCATGGACGCGATCCCGCTGTGGAAGCGCGCGCAGGACGGTGCGATCATCACCGGCTGGGACTATCCGTCCTGCGAGGCCATCGGCCTGCTGAAGATGGACTTCCTCGGTCTGCGCAACCTCACGGTCATCGGCGACGCGATCGAGAACATCAAGGTCAATCGCGGGATCGATCTCGACCTCGACACCCTCCCGCTGGAGGATCCGGCCACCTACGAACTGCTCGCGCGCGGCGACACACTCGGCGTGTTCCAGCTCGACGGCAGCGCCATGCGCGACCTGCTGCGCCGCATGCAGCCCACCGGCTTCGAGGACATCGTCGCAGTGCTCGCGCTGTACCGCCCCGGCCCGATGGGCATGAACGCGCACAACGACTACGCCGACCGCAAGAACGGGAGGCAAGAGGTCAAGCCGATCCACCCCGAACTCGAGGAACCGCTGAAGGACATCCTCGCCGACACCTACGGCCTGATCGTCTACCAGGAGCAGATCATGCAGATCGCTCAGAAGGTGGCCGGTTACTCCCTCGGGCAGGCCGACCTGCTGCGTCGCGCGATGGGTAAGAAGAAGAAGGAGATCCTCGACGAGGCTTACGACGGCTTCGCGCAGGGCATGAAGGACAACGGCTTCTCGCAGGCGGCGATCACGGCGCTGTGGGACACCGTTCTGCCCTTCGCCGGTTACGCGTTCAACAAGTCGCACGCCGCCGGCTACGGCCTCGTGTCGTTCTGGACCGCCTATCTCAAGGCGAACTACCCCGCCGAGTACATGGCCGGTCTGCTCACCTCCGTCGGCGACGACAAGGACAAGGCCGCTGTCTACCTGTCCGACTGCCGCAAGATGGGCATCACGGTGCTGCCCCCGGACGTCAACGAGTCGCACACCAACTTCATGTCGGTGGGGGAGGACATCCGGTTCGGCCTCGGCGCGGTCCGTAACGTCGGCGCGAACGTGGTCGCTTCGATCATCAAGGGACGGGAGGAGAAGGGCCGCTACACCGACTTCTCCGACTATCTCAACAAGATCGACACCATCGCGTGCTCGAAGAAGGTCACCGAATCCCTCATCAAGGCAGGCGCTTTCGACTCGCTCGAACACCCGCGTAAGGGACTGATGCTCGTCCACGCCGACGCGATCGATGCGGTGATGAGCACGAAGAAGGCCGAGGCGATCGGCCAGTTCGACCTGTTCGGCGGGGCCGACGCCGACGAATCCGTCGCCGCGGTGTTCAACGTCCGCATCCCCGAGGAGGAATGGGACACCAAGCATCTTCTCGCCCTCGAACGGGAGATGCTCGGTCTCTACGTCTCCGGGCACCCGCTCAACGGTGTCGAGCACGTCCTTGCGTCCCAGGCCGACACCCAGATCCCGGCGATCCTCGAGGGCGCTCTCAAGGACGGCACCCAGGTCACCGTCGGCGGCATCCTCGCCTCGGTGAACCGCCGCATCAACAAGAACGGTCTCGCCTGGGCGTCCGCGCAGCTCGAGGATCTCACGGGTGGCATCGAGGTGCTGTTCTTCCCGCAGTCCTACGCCGTCTACGGCATGGACGTGGTCGAGGACTCGGTGGTCCTCGTCAAGGCCCGCGTATCCATCCGCGACGACCGGATCTCCCTGATCGCCAACGATCTCGTCGTCCCCGACCTGTCGCAGATCGGGGTCGCGAAGCCGGTCTCGGTATCGATGCCCACCCGGTTGTGCACCCCCGACAAGGTCGGGGCCCTCAAGAATGTGCTGACGCGCCATCCCGGTTCGTCCGACGTGCACGTACGGCTCATCACCGGCAGCAAGGTCACGGTCCTCAAGCTCGACGACAGTCTGCGGGTCGAAGCGTCGTCGGCGCTCATGGGCGACCTCAAGGCGCTGCTCGGGCCGGGTTGCCTGGCAACCTAG
- a CDS encoding carboxylate-amine ligase: MTATGPKATPTVRGAASATIGVEEEFVLVDPHTGRPRLRNLDVIEAGRELGIDLTVELSRCQIETATAVCTHPQDLREQLRRSRAVAAEAAARAGCRLVAVGTPIFEPPAGSTTDTPRYQRMAQHFGGIADGVICGCHVHIGVDDRDRAVEIINHLRPWLPTLLALTANSPIADGRDTGYADWRYLRWGRWPSAGPPPQCASAAEYDAAVESLLATGTILDPRMVYWDVRISARHPTIEIRVADVPATVEETVTLATLVYALVAGATASIERGEAAPSVGQDLLRAACWRAARDGLAGRGVDPCSAQPVPAVELIRRLLVRVGPVLEELDAYRSVDEALTVVLARGNGAIRQRRILDHGGSLTDVIADAARRTVEGCTPDLS; this comes from the coding sequence ATGACCGCCACAGGACCGAAAGCCACCCCCACGGTGCGCGGTGCGGCGTCGGCAACGATCGGCGTGGAAGAGGAATTCGTCCTGGTCGATCCTCACACCGGCCGTCCCCGGTTGCGAAACCTCGACGTGATCGAGGCCGGACGCGAACTCGGCATCGACCTCACCGTCGAGCTCTCCCGATGCCAGATCGAGACCGCCACCGCGGTGTGTACTCATCCGCAGGACCTACGCGAACAGTTGCGCCGCTCCCGTGCTGTCGCAGCCGAAGCCGCAGCGCGCGCCGGATGCCGGCTGGTCGCGGTCGGAACACCGATTTTCGAGCCTCCGGCGGGATCGACCACCGACACACCTCGCTATCAGCGCATGGCACAGCACTTCGGGGGCATCGCCGACGGCGTGATCTGCGGATGCCACGTGCATATCGGTGTCGATGATCGTGACCGCGCAGTAGAGATCATCAACCATCTGCGGCCGTGGCTTCCCACCCTGCTGGCGTTGACCGCGAACTCCCCGATCGCCGACGGCCGGGACACCGGCTATGCCGACTGGAGATATCTGAGGTGGGGGCGCTGGCCGAGCGCGGGGCCGCCGCCACAGTGCGCCTCGGCCGCAGAGTACGACGCGGCGGTCGAATCGCTGCTCGCCACCGGCACGATCCTGGACCCACGCATGGTCTATTGGGATGTGCGGATCTCCGCTCGTCATCCGACCATCGAGATCCGCGTTGCGGACGTACCCGCGACCGTCGAGGAGACCGTCACCCTGGCCACCTTGGTGTATGCGCTGGTCGCCGGGGCGACAGCGTCGATCGAACGCGGTGAGGCGGCGCCGTCGGTCGGTCAGGACCTGCTGCGCGCGGCGTGCTGGAGAGCCGCCCGGGACGGTCTGGCCGGTCGCGGTGTCGATCCTTGCTCTGCGCAGCCGGTTCCGGCCGTGGAATTGATACGCCGACTGCTCGTCCGGGTCGGGCCGGTTCTCGAAGAACTCGACGCCTATCGATCCGTGGACGAGGCTCTGACAGTAGTCCTGGCCCGAGGTAACGGGGCGATCCGGCAACGCCGCATCCTCGACCACGGTGGTTCCCTCACCGATGTGATCGCCGACGCGGCACGGCGCACCGTCGAGGGCTGCACGCCTGATCTGTCGTAG
- a CDS encoding nitroreductase family deazaflavin-dependent oxidoreductase, whose product MPLHGEYEPSPVEWSAKQVEEYESSGGTRGTTLQGRPVIILTTVGAKSGKLRKIPLMRVEHEGAYAAVASLGGAPEHPVWYHNVLANPHVELRDGTEVWDMIAREVHGDEKAQWWERAVEAFPPYAEYQEKTDREIPVFVLEVAEDSESIAEGAAGA is encoded by the coding sequence ATGCCACTGCACGGAGAGTACGAACCGAGTCCCGTCGAATGGAGCGCGAAGCAGGTCGAGGAGTACGAGTCGTCGGGCGGTACCCGCGGCACGACCCTCCAGGGTCGGCCGGTGATCATCTTGACCACGGTCGGCGCGAAGTCCGGCAAGCTCCGCAAGATCCCTCTCATGCGCGTCGAGCACGAGGGTGCCTATGCCGCCGTTGCTTCGCTGGGCGGCGCTCCCGAGCATCCGGTCTGGTACCACAACGTCCTGGCGAATCCGCACGTCGAGTTGCGGGACGGCACCGAGGTATGGGACATGATCGCCCGCGAGGTCCACGGCGACGAGAAAGCGCAGTGGTGGGAACGTGCCGTCGAGGCGTTCCCGCCGTACGCGGAGTATCAGGAGAAGACCGACCGTGAGATACCGGTCTTCGTGCTCGAGGTCGCGGAAGACTCGGAATCGATCGCCGAGGGTGCTGCGGGCGCGTAG
- the ilvA gene encoding threonine ammonia-lyase IlvA yields the protein MTSTSRTAEPTTATAVPGAADIDAAAERISEAVAPTPLEPSPRLSALVGANVYLKREDLTRVRSFKLRGAYNAMAQLDAAERTAGVVTASAGNHAQGVAYACRVMGIQGRIYVPTRTPKQKRDRIRVHGGDSVELIGVGDTFDAAAAAAADDALRTGATMIPPFDDARTAAGQGTIAREILEQLDGDLDVVLVPVGGGGLIAGVAAYLRERSPRTSIVGVEPAGAASMTAALVAGGPVTLPEVEPFVDGAAVKRIGDVPYAVVSELGAEVVSHSSLPLVATLRREGLGRAPFGMTQVDEGALCTTMLDLYQNEGIIAEPAGALSVAALGAVSVQPGANVVCLVSGGNNDVSRYGEIVERSLVHRGLKHYFLVDFPQEPGALRRFLDEVLGPDDDITLFEYVKRNNRETGAALVGIELGAAEDLSALLHRMDASPIDAQRLEPGSPAYRYLT from the coding sequence GTGACCTCCACTTCGCGAACCGCAGAACCGACGACCGCGACTGCCGTGCCCGGCGCGGCCGACATCGATGCGGCTGCCGAGCGAATTTCGGAGGCGGTCGCCCCGACGCCGCTCGAACCGAGCCCCCGGCTCTCGGCCCTCGTGGGCGCGAACGTCTACCTCAAGCGTGAGGATCTCACCCGGGTGCGGTCTTTCAAGCTCCGCGGCGCGTACAACGCCATGGCCCAGCTCGACGCGGCCGAGCGCACCGCAGGCGTGGTCACGGCGAGTGCAGGAAACCACGCCCAGGGTGTGGCCTACGCGTGCCGGGTGATGGGAATCCAGGGCCGCATCTACGTGCCCACCCGCACCCCGAAGCAGAAGCGCGACCGGATCCGTGTGCACGGCGGGGACAGCGTCGAACTCATCGGCGTCGGCGACACCTTCGACGCCGCGGCCGCAGCGGCCGCGGACGATGCGCTCCGCACCGGAGCGACGATGATCCCGCCCTTCGACGACGCCCGCACGGCCGCCGGGCAGGGCACGATCGCGCGCGAGATCCTCGAACAACTCGACGGTGATCTCGACGTCGTGCTCGTCCCCGTGGGCGGGGGCGGTCTCATCGCCGGCGTCGCCGCATATCTGCGCGAACGATCCCCGCGCACGTCGATCGTCGGGGTCGAGCCCGCCGGAGCAGCATCGATGACCGCCGCTCTGGTCGCGGGCGGCCCGGTGACGCTGCCGGAGGTCGAGCCGTTCGTCGACGGCGCCGCGGTCAAGCGGATCGGCGACGTCCCCTACGCGGTCGTGTCCGAACTCGGTGCGGAGGTCGTGTCCCATTCGAGCCTGCCGCTCGTGGCCACGCTGCGCCGGGAAGGGCTCGGCCGCGCGCCGTTCGGGATGACCCAGGTCGACGAGGGTGCACTGTGCACCACGATGCTCGATCTGTACCAGAACGAGGGCATCATCGCCGAGCCCGCCGGCGCTCTGTCCGTCGCTGCCCTCGGCGCGGTCTCGGTGCAGCCCGGAGCGAACGTGGTGTGCCTGGTGTCGGGCGGCAACAACGACGTCTCACGCTACGGCGAGATCGTCGAGCGGTCGCTCGTCCACCGCGGACTCAAACACTATTTCCTCGTGGACTTCCCCCAGGAGCCCGGCGCGTTGCGCCGGTTCCTGGACGAGGTCCTCGGACCGGACGACGACATCACCCTGTTCGAGTACGTCAAGCGCAACAACCGGGAGACCGGTGCTGCCCTCGTCGGTATCGAACTGGGTGCTGCAGAAGATCTTTCGGCCCTTCTCCATCGCATGGACGCATCGCCCATCGACGCGCAGCGACTCGAGCCGGGGTCGCCGGCCTACCGTTATCTGACGTAA